The DNA region CCCGCGGACATCCAGCGCCTGGAGCGCGAGGGCCGCGCAAAGAGACGCAGGCCGCACCGCCTGCCCGACTTCTACAGCCTCTCGAACACGCTGCGCACGCTCGGCTCGTACCTCGATTCCAAGGGAGCCGAGCTGCTGGAAATCCACAAGCGTCCGCTGAGCGTTACGATCCTTTACCGGACCCGCGACGGTCATCCGAACGTCGAGGAACGCGCTCTTGTCTCGTTCTACGGGTTTTTTACCGACCTGCACGCGAAACGGGAAAAGCCGCCCGGCACGGCCTCCTGATCCGAGGGGCCCGCGCCCATCGGCGGGATTCATGCTGTTGCCGCCCCGCAGCCGCGATCACGTTTTTCTGATCGCGTCGCGCACCTTCTCCGCCGTGATCGGCAGGGTCGTGATGCGCGCTCCCGCAGCGTCGCGAACCGCGTTGGCGATCGCCGCAGCCGTCGGGATGATGGCGGTTTCGCCGATGCTCATGCTCCCGTAAGGACCGCTTCCCGCGTTCGACCGCAATACGGCGGTGCCGAGCGCTGGGATATCCTTGATGTTGGGGATCTTGTAATCCCCCAGGCTCGCGGTCTGCACCTTGCCGGCGTCGTCGAAGACCAGCTCCTCCATCAGGGCGTAGCCCATTCCCATGATCACGCCGCCCTCGATCTGACCCTGATGCGCCGCCGGGTTCAGCACCGTTCCGCTGTCGTGGGCGCTGGTCAAACGCTTGACGGCAACCTCGCCGGTCTCGGGATCGACCTCCACTTCCGCGACCTGCGCCACCGTGGAAGCCTCGGGGCCGTCCGCGGTGTTGGCGTAGTGGCCTTCGCCCGTGATCGGTGCGCCGTTGGCCCGGACGATCTCGGCAAGGCTCAACCGCCGCTCGGCCCGGGCGTGCGTCACGCCGCCCTCGTGGAGGATCAGGTCCTCAGGAGCGGCGCCCATCAGAGCGGCGGCAGCCCGCAGCAACCTCTCTCGCGCGTCCTGCGCCGCCAGCAGCGCCGCGCCGCCGTGCACTCGCGTGCTGCTGCTGCCGCGCACCCCGGTATCCTTGACCACTCTCCTCGTGTCGAGCATTTCCACGGCCACCGAATCCGGCGGAACTCGCAGCTCCTCGCTCACGATCTGCCGCATCACGGTGTAAACCCCGGGGCCGGTGTCGGCGACCGCCGAGGAAAGCGTCACGCCCCCTTGCGCGTCGATCGTGACGAACGCGTACGCTTCTCCGCCTTTGGAAATCCAGCACGCCACGGCGCAGCCCCTGCCGGTGCCGGCTTTCCTGGCGGTCCGGTATCCCGAGCGTTCGACCGCCTCCTCGAGAGTCTCGGCCGCCCGGATATGGCCGATTCGTTCGCCCAAGGGCGTCGCGTCCCCGTCGCGCATGAAGTTCATGCGACGAAACTCCACCGGGTCCAGGCCCAGTCTCTCCGCCACGAGGTCCATCTGGCTCTCGGTAGCAAAGTGGCCTTGCACGTGCCCGGGAGCGCGCATGTAACCGCAGGGAACCTTATTGGTGTAGACGTATTTTTCCTCCACGAGGCAATGCGGAATCCTGTACGGGCCGACCGAGTCGTGAGCGCCCACGAGGAATCCTTGCGGGCGATAGGATCCGTAAGCGCCGCTGTCAAAGATGAATTCCAGATGACTGGCGATCAGGATGCCGTTTTTCTTCACCCCGGTTCTGATCCGGACCACGGCGCTGTGGCGCGGGTTGCCGGCGATCAACTCTTCGCCGTAGTCCAGCACCAGCTTCACCGGCCGCCCGCAACGGCGCGAAAGCGCGTAGCACAGCGCGACGTCGTTGGCGTCCCCCTTTCCGCCGAAATCCCCGCCGACGTGGCACGGGTGAACGACGATTCCGGCCGGCGGCACCTGCAGCGCGGCCCCGACCTGCTCGCGCAGGTTGTAGGGGCTCTTGGTCGAAGCCCAGACGTCCGCGCTCCCGTCCGGCCTGACCGCAACGACGCAGGAATGCGGCTCGATATAGCCCTGATGCACCGAAGGAACGCGGTATACGTTCTCGACCACGAGGTCGGACTGCCGGAGCCCGGCTTCCACGTCTCCCTTCTTCCACGAAAGCTGAACGAAGACGTTGGTCGGGCGTTCCACGGGATGGAGAAGCCCCCTGTACAGGCTCAGATCGGGATGAATCACGGGCGCCGTCGGCTCGATCGCCACCAGCGGATCAATGACGGCCGGCAGCTCTTCGTAGTCGACCTGCAGGAGATCGACTGCGCGCTCGGCCGCCTCTTCACTCTCGGCCGCAACGGCAGCGACCTTCTCGCCGACGTAGCGCACCACGCCGTCCGCCAGCAGCGGCATGTCGACAATTTTCTTTCCGATGCGAGCGCCCCGAACGTCGTCCCCGGTCAGAACCGCCGCCACGTCCGGAGCGCTCGCGGCGCGCGAAACGTCCAGCCCCCGAATCCTCGCGTGCGGCAGCGGGCTGCGGAGCACTCTCACCCAGAGCATGCCCGGAAGCACGACGTCGACGGCGTAGCGCGCCTTGCCGCCGACCTTCTGCGCCCCTTCCACTCTGGGGCTCGGCACTCCCAGACTGCGAAACCCTCTCATGATCTCACCAACCCCCCGGGAACAGCGCAACGCCCGTTGCGTTCGCGCACCGCACCGCCGGCTCGGGCGCGTCTTTTCG from Candidatus Zixiibacteriota bacterium includes:
- a CDS encoding xanthine dehydrogenase family protein molybdopterin-binding subunit — its product is MRGFRSLGVPSPRVEGAQKVGGKARYAVDVVLPGMLWVRVLRSPLPHARIRGLDVSRAASAPDVAAVLTGDDVRGARIGKKIVDMPLLADGVVRYVGEKVAAVAAESEEAAERAVDLLQVDYEELPAVIDPLVAIEPTAPVIHPDLSLYRGLLHPVERPTNVFVQLSWKKGDVEAGLRQSDLVVENVYRVPSVHQGYIEPHSCVVAVRPDGSADVWASTKSPYNLREQVGAALQVPPAGIVVHPCHVGGDFGGKGDANDVALCYALSRRCGRPVKLVLDYGEELIAGNPRHSAVVRIRTGVKKNGILIASHLEFIFDSGAYGSYRPQGFLVGAHDSVGPYRIPHCLVEEKYVYTNKVPCGYMRAPGHVQGHFATESQMDLVAERLGLDPVEFRRMNFMRDGDATPLGERIGHIRAAETLEEAVERSGYRTARKAGTGRGCAVACWISKGGEAYAFVTIDAQGGVTLSSAVADTGPGVYTVMRQIVSEELRVPPDSVAVEMLDTRRVVKDTGVRGSSSTRVHGGAALLAAQDARERLLRAAAALMGAAPEDLILHEGGVTHARAERRLSLAEIVRANGAPITGEGHYANTADGPEASTVAQVAEVEVDPETGEVAVKRLTSAHDSGTVLNPAAHQGQIEGGVIMGMGYALMEELVFDDAGKVQTASLGDYKIPNIKDIPALGTAVLRSNAGSGPYGSMSIGETAIIPTAAAIANAVRDAAGARITTLPITAEKVRDAIRKT